A window of the Polaribacter batillariae genome harbors these coding sequences:
- a CDS encoding cytochrome C oxidase subunit IV family protein: protein MAHAHESNTKRIWIVFGILSVITLVEVYLGIIKPEALHLHGPGTSWLNWIFIILTLAKAYGIAWVFMHLEGEKKWFRRSIVWTAVFLIIYLVTLLLIEGEYLYDTLSPLVRW from the coding sequence ATGGCACACGCACACGAATCAAATACGAAAAGAATATGGATAGTTTTTGGTATTCTTTCTGTTATTACTTTAGTAGAAGTTTACTTAGGTATTATTAAACCAGAAGCATTACACCTACATGGTCCTGGAACAAGCTGGTTAAACTGGATATTTATTATCTTAACTTTAGCAAAAGCTTACGGAATTGCATGGGTTTTTATGCACTTAGAAGGCGAAAAAAAATGGTTTAGACGTTCCATCGTTTGGACCGCAGTTTTCCTAATCATTTATTTAGTAACCCTATTATTAATTGAAGGAGAATATTTGTATGACACCTTATCACCACTTGTAAGATGGTAA
- a CDS encoding DUF420 domain-containing protein: protein MAALFGVNLRKLGFDVQPLTFLPPIYATINGITAVLLIAAVVAIKKGNKKLHEQLNTTAIACSLLFLLMYIGYHMTSDSTSFGGEGLIKYVYYFILITHIILSIVVIPFVLTTYMRAKLGNFPAHKKIAKRTFPLWLYVAVTGVIVYLMIAPYYV from the coding sequence GTGGCTGCACTTTTTGGAGTAAACCTTAGAAAACTAGGTTTCGATGTACAACCCTTAACTTTTTTACCACCCATTTATGCAACTATAAATGGCATAACAGCTGTTCTTTTAATTGCAGCAGTGGTTGCTATTAAAAAAGGAAATAAAAAATTACACGAGCAGTTAAACACAACTGCAATTGCCTGTTCTTTGTTGTTTTTATTAATGTACATTGGTTACCACATGACGTCAGACTCAACTAGCTTTGGTGGAGAAGGCCTTATAAAATATGTATATTATTTTATTTTAATAACCCATATAATCTTATCTATAGTTGTAATTCCTTTTGTGTTAACAACCTATATGCGAGCAAAATTGGGTAATTTTCCAGCCCATAAAAAAATAGCAAAACGAACTTTTCCACTATGGTTGTACGTTGCAGTTACAGGTGTAATAGTATATTTAATGATCGCTCCTTATTATGTATAA
- the cyoE gene encoding heme o synthase — translation MNTTVISDNKTTMQTILFDFKQLTKVGLSLSVVFSSVAGYLLAAEVVSFFTLFLLAIGGFFMVGASNAFNQIIEKDTDAIMKRTQNRPLPTGRMSVNTALTIAITFTILGIAILYSINPKSALFGAISIFLYTSVYTPLKAVTPLAVFVGAIPGAIPFMLGWVAATNNFGIEAGFLFMIQFFWQFPHFWAIGWLQYEEYKKAGFYMLPMNAKDKGAIKQIIFYTVIMILVSIAPVLKVSGDFYIYPATAVMVALFGVIMLYYAVKLYKTEQNIDARKLMLSSVLYITVVQIIYVVDKFLH, via the coding sequence ATGAATACAACTGTTATTTCCGATAATAAAACAACTATGCAAACGATACTATTTGACTTTAAGCAACTAACCAAAGTTGGTTTGTCTTTAAGTGTGGTATTTTCTTCGGTTGCAGGGTACTTATTAGCAGCAGAAGTTGTAAGTTTTTTTACACTTTTTTTATTAGCGATAGGAGGTTTTTTTATGGTAGGTGCATCGAATGCTTTCAATCAAATTATCGAAAAAGATACAGATGCAATAATGAAACGCACACAAAACAGACCTTTACCAACAGGAAGAATGTCTGTAAATACAGCACTTACCATTGCAATTACCTTTACTATTTTAGGAATTGCCATTCTGTACAGCATCAATCCAAAATCGGCATTATTTGGTGCCATTTCTATCTTTTTATACACAAGTGTTTATACGCCTTTAAAAGCGGTAACACCTTTGGCAGTTTTTGTAGGAGCCATTCCAGGAGCCATTCCTTTTATGTTAGGTTGGGTAGCCGCCACAAATAATTTTGGTATCGAAGCAGGTTTTTTATTTATGATTCAGTTTTTTTGGCAATTTCCTCACTTTTGGGCAATTGGTTGGTTACAATACGAAGAATATAAAAAAGCAGGTTTTTACATGCTACCAATGAATGCGAAAGATAAAGGAGCCATTAAACAAATTATTTTTTACACTGTAATTATGATTTTGGTTTCAATTGCACCAGTTTTAAAAGTTTCTGGCGATTTTTACATATATCCTGCAACAGCAGTAATGGTTGCTTTATTTGGTGTAATAATGTTGTATTATGCTGTAAAATTGTATAAAACCGAACAAAATATAGATGCCAGAAAATTAATGTTATCTAGTGTGCTATACATCACTGTAGTTCAAATTATATATGTAGTAGATAAATTTTTGCATTAA
- a CDS encoding cytochrome c oxidase subunit 3 has product MEANIAIPSNSKDTWSGGSAKPFGASYGKMMMWFFIVSDALTFSGFLAAYGLTRFKFIDSWPIADEVFTHVPFVHGEFPMIYVAIMTFILIFSSVTMVLAVDAGHQMKKNKVAWYMFATIIGGIIFVGSQAWEWSTFIKGSYGAVKTTDGKVLQFVKDGKQIALADFVTGERTDERVQHTRKNGLWFEAEETISNYSVNQVINAYNANPAIQVRTELINLDTKKKTILSREDGAKELAKTKMVVEGANLKVNEYGNTIFADFFFFITGFHGFHVFSGIIINIIIFFNVILGTYERRGHYEMVEKVGLYWHFVDLVWVFVFTFFYLV; this is encoded by the coding sequence ATGGAAGCAAATATTGCTATACCTTCTAATAGTAAAGATACCTGGAGTGGTGGTAGCGCAAAACCTTTTGGCGCTAGTTATGGTAAAATGATGATGTGGTTTTTCATCGTTTCAGATGCATTAACTTTTTCTGGCTTTTTAGCAGCTTATGGTTTAACTCGTTTTAAATTTATAGATTCTTGGCCAATTGCAGACGAAGTTTTTACGCACGTTCCTTTTGTACATGGAGAATTTCCTATGATTTACGTTGCAATTATGACGTTTATCTTAATCTTTTCTTCTGTAACAATGGTATTGGCAGTAGATGCCGGGCATCAAATGAAAAAAAATAAAGTAGCTTGGTATATGTTTGCGACCATTATTGGAGGTATTATTTTCGTTGGCTCACAAGCTTGGGAATGGAGTACCTTTATTAAAGGTTCTTATGGAGCTGTTAAAACTACAGATGGTAAAGTATTACAATTTGTAAAAGATGGCAAACAAATTGCCTTGGCAGATTTTGTTACGGGAGAAAGAACAGACGAAAGAGTGCAACACACTCGAAAAAACGGGTTGTGGTTCGAAGCAGAAGAAACAATCTCTAACTATTCTGTAAACCAAGTTATAAATGCCTACAATGCAAACCCAGCAATTCAGGTAAGAACAGAACTAATTAATTTAGACACCAAAAAGAAAACAATACTTTCTAGAGAAGATGGCGCAAAAGAATTAGCAAAAACCAAAATGGTTGTAGAAGGGGCAAATTTAAAAGTAAACGAGTATGGAAATACCATTTTCGCAGATTTCTTTTTCTTTATTACTGGTTTTCATGGCTTTCACGTATTCTCTGGAATAATAATTAACATTATTATTTTCTTTAACGTTATTCTTGGAACTTACGAGAGAAGAGGACATTACGAAATGGTAGAAAAAGTAGGGTTGTATTGGCACTTTGTAGATTTAGTTTGGGTATTTGTATTTACCTTCTTCTACTTAGTATAA
- a CDS encoding SCO family protein — protein MKKKYSYVGIAFVILLFGIYTVPKVVDRFKKSDLVKFNKVPDFEFINQEGKTITNKTYDGKVYVVEFFFATCPTICPIMNRKMLTIQDEFFGNPNFGIASISITPEIDTPKALKEYAKNNGITHKNWHLLTGKSDDVVYALSNKGFKLYAGKGDAAHGGFEHSGLFALVDKNGYIRSRKDEFGNPIMYYRAIEEQGFPDQIKELKEDIKMLLDE, from the coding sequence ATGAAAAAAAAATATTCGTACGTAGGTATTGCCTTTGTTATTTTATTATTTGGAATTTACACAGTTCCAAAAGTAGTAGATCGTTTTAAAAAATCGGATTTGGTAAAATTTAACAAAGTTCCAGATTTCGAATTTATCAACCAAGAAGGAAAAACAATAACAAATAAAACCTATGATGGGAAAGTATATGTTGTTGAATTTTTCTTTGCCACCTGTCCAACCATTTGCCCAATTATGAATCGTAAAATGTTAACCATTCAAGATGAATTTTTTGGAAACCCAAATTTCGGAATCGCTTCAATATCCATTACTCCAGAAATAGACACACCTAAAGCTTTAAAAGAGTATGCAAAAAACAACGGAATTACGCATAAAAACTGGCATTTATTAACAGGAAAAAGCGACGATGTTGTGTACGCGCTTTCTAACAAAGGTTTTAAATTGTATGCAGGAAAAGGAGATGCAGCACATGGTGGTTTCGAGCATTCTGGCTTATTTGCTTTGGTAGATAAAAACGGTTACATAAGATCTAGAAAAGACGAATTTGGAAACCCAATTATGTATTATAGAGCCATTGAAGAACAAGGTTTTCCAGATCAAATAAAAGAATTAAAAGAAGACATAAAAATGTTATTAGATGAGTAA
- a CDS encoding cytochrome c oxidase subunit 3, which translates to MTQEQTLEQELTVAKKKSAKPMLWVSMISMVMFFAGLTSAYVISMKRDDWVSFDLPDAFYISTFLIVASSITLFLSQRFLKQDKRQLSLILVIVTLLLGIGFIWQQYVGFNQLKSIGLYFTGPESTVSTSFIIGITFMHILHLLAGIIVLFVVIYNHFKYKYKPNDMLGFELGAIFWHFVDILWIYLFFFFYFIK; encoded by the coding sequence ATGACACAAGAACAAACATTAGAACAAGAATTAACAGTTGCCAAAAAAAAATCGGCAAAGCCTATGTTATGGGTTTCTATGATTAGTATGGTAATGTTTTTCGCAGGTTTAACAAGCGCGTATGTAATTAGTATGAAAAGAGACGATTGGGTTTCTTTCGATTTGCCAGATGCTTTTTATATAAGTACTTTTTTAATAGTTGCGAGTAGCATTACATTGTTTTTATCACAACGATTTTTAAAACAAGATAAAAGGCAATTATCACTTATTTTGGTAATTGTAACACTACTTTTAGGAATTGGTTTTATCTGGCAACAATATGTGGGTTTTAATCAATTAAAAAGTATTGGCTTGTATTTTACAGGACCAGAAAGTACGGTTTCAACCTCTTTTATCATTGGCATTACATTTATGCACATTTTGCACTTGCTAGCGGGTATAATTGTGCTATTTGTTGTTATTTATAATCATTTTAAATACAAATACAAACCAAATGATATGCTAGGCTTTGAACTTGGTGCTATTTTCTGGCATTTTGTAGATATATTATGGATTTATCTATTTTTCTTTTTCTATTTTATCAAGTGA